In one Pseudarthrobacter oxydans genomic region, the following are encoded:
- a CDS encoding TRAM domain-containing protein, translating to MANTETQPPLTGEAGREVVLDVGPVAHGGHCVARHEGRVIFVRHGIPGEKVRVRLTDAEEKAKFWRADVVEVLEASPDRADHFWHLADSARAWSHGHPPVGGAEFGHITLARQRSLKAEVLAEQLRRLAGVDQLPADAGSVEAVGGTADGGDGLGWRTRAGFSVTPGGKLGMHAHRSTHIVPVREMPLASEAINNLRLWDIDLQGIERVEVAAPANGSRPLVLLAPGPGTKPKRLSAIAAQLPGEVSVATFDPATEAVQQLRGRTWVQESAAGHDYRVTGAGFWQIHRDAPGTLVGAVTEFLRGGGFLHPGAVVADLYAGAGLFTAVLADAVGETGSVLSVEGAAGTSRDARKSLHGAPQVEIVQGRVERVLRQKPRSFDALVLDPPRAGAGKAVVSQLVEASPRAIAYVSCDPASFARDVGYFRQAGWGLSGLRAFDLYPHTHHLETVALLAPLP from the coding sequence ATGGCAAACACCGAAACACAGCCGCCCCTGACCGGAGAAGCAGGCAGGGAAGTAGTGCTCGACGTCGGCCCGGTGGCCCACGGCGGCCACTGCGTTGCCAGGCACGAGGGCCGGGTGATTTTCGTCAGGCACGGCATTCCGGGGGAAAAGGTGCGGGTGCGGCTGACGGATGCGGAGGAAAAGGCCAAATTCTGGCGGGCGGACGTCGTCGAGGTCCTTGAAGCCTCTCCGGACCGCGCGGACCACTTCTGGCACCTGGCCGACTCAGCGCGGGCCTGGAGCCACGGACACCCCCCGGTGGGCGGAGCCGAGTTCGGCCACATCACCCTTGCCCGCCAGCGCAGCCTCAAAGCGGAAGTGCTTGCCGAACAGCTCAGGCGGCTCGCCGGCGTCGACCAGCTGCCCGCGGACGCCGGGAGCGTGGAAGCCGTGGGCGGAACGGCCGACGGCGGGGACGGCCTTGGGTGGCGCACGCGCGCGGGCTTTTCGGTCACCCCCGGCGGCAAGCTGGGCATGCACGCACACCGTTCCACGCACATCGTTCCGGTCCGGGAGATGCCGCTCGCTTCGGAGGCAATCAACAACCTGCGCCTCTGGGACATCGATTTGCAGGGCATCGAGCGCGTGGAAGTGGCAGCCCCGGCCAACGGTTCCCGTCCGCTGGTGCTGCTGGCGCCAGGTCCGGGAACCAAGCCCAAGCGGCTTAGCGCCATCGCAGCCCAGTTGCCCGGCGAGGTGTCCGTAGCCACTTTCGACCCCGCTACCGAGGCCGTGCAGCAGCTTCGCGGCCGCACGTGGGTGCAGGAATCAGCGGCCGGGCACGACTACCGGGTCACCGGCGCAGGGTTCTGGCAGATCCACCGCGACGCGCCCGGGACCCTTGTGGGGGCTGTCACAGAATTCCTCCGCGGCGGGGGCTTCCTCCACCCCGGGGCCGTTGTTGCCGACCTCTACGCGGGAGCCGGGCTCTTCACCGCAGTCCTGGCTGACGCGGTGGGGGAGACAGGATCCGTCCTGTCCGTGGAAGGTGCCGCCGGAACCAGCCGGGATGCACGGAAGAGCCTGCACGGGGCGCCCCAGGTGGAGATCGTCCAGGGCAGGGTGGAGCGCGTGCTCCGCCAGAAACCGCGGAGTTTTGACGCCCTGGTCCTGGACCCGCCACGGGCGGGGGCAGGGAAGGCAGTGGTGAGCCAGCTTGTTGAGGCCAGCCCCCGCGCCATTGCCTACGTGTCCTGTGATCCGGCGTCGTTCGCCCGGGACGTGGGGTACTTCCGCCAGGCGGGATGGGGGCTGTCAGGCCTCCGGGCCTTCGATCTCTACCCCCATACCCACCACCTGGAGACAGTGGCGCTGCTGGCGCCCCTTCCGTGA
- a CDS encoding aconitate hydratase has protein sequence MSTVDSFGSKGKLNVAGTEYEIFRLNSVEGAENLPFSLKVLLENLLRTEDGANITADHVRALAGWDPNAQPDTEIQFTPARVIMQDFTGVPCVVDLATMREAVKELGGDPKRVNPLAPAEMVIDHSVQIDAFGNSGALERNMEIEYQRNGERYQFLRWGQTAFDDFKVVPPGTGIVHQVNIEYLARTVMTREVDGALRAYPDTCVGTDSHTTMVNGLGVLGWGVGGIEAEAAMLGQPVSMLIPRVVGFKLSGSIPAGATATDVVLTITEMLRKHGVVGKFVEFYGEGVAAVPLANRATIGNMSPEFGSTAAMFPIDDVTLDYLRLTGRSEQNVALVEAYAKEQGLWHDPSRDIKFSEYLELDLSTVVPSIAGPKRPQDRIELTEAKDEFRHDLKNYVSHDANAGTLDESLEESFPASDSPSFTAGATHISDTDREPPKYSAGHGAAGRISQPVPVKTADGREFELDHGAVTIASITSCTNTSNPSVMLAAAVLARNAVDKGLTSKPWVKTSVAPGSKVVTDYYEKSGLTPYLEKLGFYIVGYGCATCIGNSGPLEAEVSEAIQANDLAVAAVLSGNRNFEGRINPDVKMNYLASPPLVIAYALAGSMDFDFETDALGKDQAGNDVFLRDIWPNPVEVQQVIDSSIDKDMFARGYEGVFEGDHRWKALDTPAGDTFAWDPNSTYVRKPPYFEGMQAKPEPVKDITGARVLLKLGDSVTTDHISPAGSFKSDTPAGQYLLANGVERKDFNSYGSRRGNHEVMIRGTFANIRIKNQILDGVEGGFTRDFTQEGGPQAYVYDAAQNYQAAGTPLVVLAGKEYGSGSSRDWAAKGTALLGVKAVIAESYERIHRSNLIGMGVLPLQFPAGESAATLGLSGTETFSVEGVTALNEGTTPKTLKVTATAEDGTSTSFDAVLRIDTPGEADYYRNGGILQYVLRQISAN, from the coding sequence ATGAGCACTGTGGACAGCTTCGGTTCAAAAGGCAAACTTAATGTAGCCGGAACCGAATACGAAATTTTCCGGTTGAACTCCGTTGAAGGTGCAGAAAACCTTCCGTTCAGCCTCAAGGTATTGCTTGAAAACCTGTTGAGGACCGAGGACGGCGCGAACATCACTGCCGATCACGTCCGCGCCTTGGCAGGCTGGGATCCCAACGCCCAGCCCGATACAGAAATCCAGTTCACGCCTGCACGCGTGATCATGCAGGACTTCACCGGCGTCCCCTGCGTGGTGGACCTGGCGACAATGCGTGAAGCGGTCAAGGAACTGGGCGGCGACCCCAAGCGGGTGAACCCCCTGGCGCCCGCCGAGATGGTCATTGACCACTCGGTCCAGATCGATGCCTTCGGCAACTCCGGCGCACTGGAGCGCAACATGGAGATCGAATACCAGCGCAACGGGGAGCGTTACCAGTTCCTGCGCTGGGGCCAGACCGCATTCGACGACTTCAAGGTGGTTCCCCCGGGAACCGGCATCGTCCACCAGGTCAACATCGAATACCTGGCACGCACCGTCATGACCCGCGAAGTGGACGGCGCGCTCCGTGCGTACCCGGATACCTGCGTGGGCACCGACTCGCACACCACCATGGTCAACGGCCTGGGCGTGCTCGGCTGGGGCGTCGGCGGCATCGAAGCCGAGGCCGCCATGCTGGGCCAGCCCGTCTCCATGCTGATCCCGCGTGTTGTGGGCTTCAAGCTGAGCGGATCCATCCCGGCGGGCGCCACGGCTACCGACGTGGTGCTGACCATCACCGAGATGCTCCGCAAGCACGGCGTGGTGGGCAAGTTCGTGGAGTTCTACGGCGAAGGCGTGGCCGCTGTGCCGCTGGCCAACCGCGCCACCATCGGCAACATGAGCCCCGAGTTCGGTTCCACCGCGGCCATGTTCCCGATCGACGACGTCACCCTGGACTACCTGCGCCTTACCGGCCGCTCGGAGCAGAACGTTGCCCTCGTGGAGGCTTACGCGAAGGAACAGGGCCTCTGGCACGATCCTTCCCGCGACATCAAGTTCTCCGAGTACCTGGAACTGGACCTGTCCACGGTTGTTCCGTCCATCGCAGGCCCCAAGCGCCCGCAGGACCGCATCGAACTGACCGAGGCCAAGGACGAGTTCCGCCACGACCTCAAGAACTACGTTTCCCACGATGCCAACGCCGGTACCCTGGACGAATCGCTGGAGGAGTCCTTCCCGGCCTCCGATTCGCCCTCCTTCACGGCCGGCGCCACTCACATCTCCGACACCGACCGGGAGCCCCCGAAGTACTCGGCAGGCCACGGGGCAGCGGGCCGCATCTCCCAGCCTGTACCGGTCAAGACGGCTGACGGCCGCGAGTTCGAGCTGGACCACGGTGCAGTCACCATCGCCTCCATCACGTCCTGCACCAACACGTCCAACCCGTCGGTCATGCTGGCCGCCGCGGTACTGGCGCGCAACGCCGTGGACAAGGGCCTGACCTCCAAGCCGTGGGTCAAGACCTCCGTCGCCCCCGGCTCGAAGGTTGTCACCGACTACTACGAGAAGTCCGGCCTGACGCCCTACCTGGAGAAGCTCGGCTTCTACATCGTGGGCTACGGCTGTGCTACCTGCATCGGCAACTCCGGCCCGCTGGAAGCTGAAGTGTCGGAAGCCATCCAGGCCAACGACCTCGCCGTTGCTGCTGTCCTCTCGGGCAACCGCAACTTCGAAGGCCGCATCAACCCGGACGTCAAGATGAACTACCTGGCCTCCCCGCCGCTGGTCATCGCCTACGCCCTGGCCGGTTCCATGGACTTCGACTTCGAAACCGACGCCCTGGGCAAGGACCAGGCCGGCAACGACGTCTTCCTCAGGGACATCTGGCCCAACCCGGTTGAGGTCCAGCAGGTCATCGATTCCTCGATCGACAAGGACATGTTCGCCAGGGGCTACGAAGGCGTATTCGAAGGCGACCACCGCTGGAAGGCGCTCGACACTCCCGCCGGCGATACCTTCGCCTGGGATCCGAACTCCACTTACGTCCGGAAGCCCCCGTACTTCGAGGGCATGCAGGCGAAGCCGGAGCCGGTCAAGGACATCACGGGCGCCCGCGTGCTCCTGAAGCTGGGCGATTCGGTCACCACCGACCACATCTCCCCGGCCGGATCGTTCAAGTCCGACACCCCTGCCGGCCAGTACCTGCTGGCCAACGGCGTGGAGCGCAAGGACTTCAACTCCTACGGTTCCCGCCGCGGCAACCACGAGGTGATGATCCGCGGAACGTTCGCAAACATCCGCATCAAGAACCAGATCCTGGACGGCGTCGAGGGTGGCTTCACCCGCGACTTCACCCAGGAGGGCGGCCCGCAGGCCTACGTCTATGACGCCGCGCAGAACTACCAGGCGGCCGGCACCCCGCTGGTGGTCCTGGCCGGCAAGGAATACGGTTCCGGTTCCTCCCGCGACTGGGCTGCAAAGGGTACCGCCCTGCTGGGCGTCAAGGCCGTCATCGCCGAGAGCTACGAGCGCATCCACCGCTCCAACCTCATCGGCATGGGCGTCCTGCCGCTGCAGTTCCCGGCCGGCGAGTCCGCTGCAACCCTGGGCCTTTCCGGTACGGAGACGTTCTCGGTTGAGGGCGTCACCGCCCTGAACGAGGGCACCACGCCCAAGACCCTCAAGGTCACCGCAACTGCCGAGGACGGCACCTCGACGTCGTTCGACGCCGTCCTGCGCATCGATACCCCGGGTGAAGCGGACTACTACCGCAACGGCGGCATCCTGCAGTACGTGCTGCGCCAGATCTCCGCCAACTAG
- the dxs gene encoding 1-deoxy-D-xylulose-5-phosphate synthase, protein MGILDTIRNPQDLNELSEEQLKELASEIREFLITNVSQTGGHLGPNLGVVELTLAVHRIFDSPRDSIVFDTGHQSYVHKLLTGRQDFSTLRQEGGLSGYPSRAESAHDIVESSHASSSLSWADGISRARQLTGEGDRHVVAVVGDGALTGGMAWEAINNIAADKKRRVVIVVNDNGRSYAPTVGGFADYLASLRPTIDSFRATPAYERALDWWKKKLQSGGPVGQFTYKSLHAMKKGIKDWWAPQGMFEDLGMKYIGPVDGHNLQAMEHALATARHYAGPVIVHAMTEKGHGYAPARAHEADQFHAVGIIDPETGEPTGTAGAQSWTSVFADEIAAIADERKDVVGITGAMLIPVGLHKFAARHPDRVIDVGIAEQHALTSAAGMAFGGLHPVVAVYATFLNRAFDQLLMDVALHKAGVTIVLDRAGVTGPDGASHHGMWDMAMVQIVPGLHLAAPRDSTRLREELREAVAVSDAPTVVRFSKGSVGAEVEALERLSDGVDVLARRPSGSTENDVLIISVGAMSELALDVANRLGAQGISTTVVDPRWVLPVPRSIVALASHHRLVICIEDGVRAGGVGSRIRQEMRASGVDTALNEVGLPVEFLDHGTRGQILERVGLTAQQITHDVVAQVLGTKVPFARPLPGQQHPTTGSLPIL, encoded by the coding sequence TTGGGAATCTTGGACACCATCCGGAATCCGCAGGACCTGAACGAGTTGTCCGAAGAACAGCTAAAAGAGTTGGCTTCGGAGATCAGGGAGTTCCTGATCACGAACGTCTCCCAGACAGGCGGCCACCTCGGACCAAACCTCGGCGTGGTGGAACTGACGCTGGCCGTGCACCGCATCTTCGATTCGCCGCGTGACAGCATCGTTTTTGACACCGGCCACCAGTCGTACGTCCACAAGCTCCTGACGGGGCGCCAGGACTTCAGCACCCTGCGCCAGGAGGGCGGCCTCTCCGGCTACCCGTCCCGCGCGGAGTCCGCACATGACATCGTGGAGAGCTCGCACGCCTCCTCCTCGCTGTCCTGGGCCGACGGCATCTCGCGCGCCCGGCAGCTGACCGGCGAAGGCGACCGGCACGTCGTCGCCGTCGTGGGCGACGGTGCCCTGACCGGCGGCATGGCCTGGGAAGCCATCAACAACATCGCCGCAGACAAGAAGCGCCGCGTTGTCATTGTGGTCAATGACAACGGCAGGTCCTATGCTCCCACCGTGGGCGGCTTCGCGGACTACCTGGCCTCGCTGCGCCCCACCATTGACTCCTTCCGCGCCACCCCCGCCTACGAACGGGCGCTGGACTGGTGGAAGAAGAAGCTGCAGAGCGGTGGACCCGTGGGCCAGTTCACCTACAAGAGCCTGCACGCCATGAAGAAGGGCATCAAGGACTGGTGGGCGCCGCAGGGGATGTTCGAGGACCTGGGCATGAAGTACATCGGCCCGGTGGACGGCCACAACCTTCAGGCGATGGAGCACGCCCTCGCCACGGCCAGGCACTACGCCGGCCCGGTGATTGTCCATGCCATGACCGAAAAGGGCCACGGCTACGCCCCGGCACGAGCCCACGAGGCTGACCAGTTCCACGCCGTCGGCATCATCGACCCCGAAACCGGCGAGCCCACCGGAACTGCCGGGGCACAGTCCTGGACGTCTGTATTTGCCGACGAGATCGCCGCCATCGCGGATGAGCGGAAGGACGTCGTGGGCATTACCGGCGCGATGCTCATCCCCGTGGGGCTGCACAAGTTCGCTGCCCGGCACCCGGACCGGGTGATCGACGTCGGAATCGCCGAACAGCATGCCCTCACCTCCGCCGCCGGCATGGCGTTCGGCGGCCTGCATCCGGTGGTCGCCGTCTACGCCACCTTCCTCAACCGCGCCTTCGACCAGCTCCTGATGGACGTTGCCCTTCACAAGGCAGGCGTCACGATCGTCCTGGACCGCGCCGGGGTCACCGGGCCGGACGGCGCCAGCCACCACGGCATGTGGGACATGGCCATGGTCCAGATCGTTCCCGGCCTCCACCTGGCCGCGCCTCGCGACTCCACCAGGCTGCGCGAGGAACTCCGCGAGGCAGTGGCGGTCAGCGACGCCCCCACGGTGGTCCGCTTCTCCAAAGGCTCCGTTGGCGCCGAAGTGGAAGCGCTGGAACGCCTCAGCGACGGCGTGGACGTGCTGGCCCGCAGGCCCAGCGGCTCAACCGAGAACGATGTCCTGATCATCAGTGTGGGCGCCATGTCCGAACTCGCGCTGGATGTGGCCAACCGGCTTGGCGCGCAAGGCATCAGCACCACGGTGGTGGACCCGCGCTGGGTCCTGCCCGTGCCGCGCTCCATTGTTGCACTGGCGTCCCACCACCGCCTGGTCATCTGCATCGAGGACGGCGTCCGTGCCGGCGGCGTCGGCTCACGGATCCGCCAGGAAATGCGCGCATCAGGCGTGGACACCGCCCTGAACGAGGTGGGCCTGCCGGTCGAATTCCTGGACCACGGCACCCGCGGGCAGATCCTCGAACGCGTGGGCCTGACGGCCCAGCAGATCACGCACGACGTCGTCGCGCAGGTTCTCGGGACAAAGGTCCCGTTTGCCCGTCCGTTGCCCGGCCAGCAGCACCCCACCACCGGCAGCCTTCCGATTCTGTGA
- a CDS encoding DUF402 domain-containing protein, producing the protein MREEDALKYPGAVGESGRPMHTTTTRVPAGLKPGQLVVARNRKWNGKAHWVVPGRYLGEDEHGWWIFQGTNEFCSRPGAAFYTKSDAVLLVPRSGDWVATFYDDVHPNQVRVYVDLAVGHEWTVIRPAVTEFHVIDMDLDVIRTEDRGVFIDDQDEFAEHSISMHYPDRLVADIQNAADQLYHAVKAQQAPFDGTDVAWFTEGRK; encoded by the coding sequence GTGAGGGAAGAAGACGCACTGAAGTACCCGGGTGCAGTGGGGGAGTCCGGGCGGCCCATGCACACCACCACCACCCGGGTTCCCGCCGGGCTGAAGCCTGGCCAGCTGGTAGTGGCCAGGAACAGGAAATGGAACGGCAAGGCGCACTGGGTGGTGCCGGGGCGCTACCTGGGCGAAGACGAACATGGGTGGTGGATCTTCCAGGGAACCAATGAGTTCTGCTCCAGGCCCGGTGCGGCGTTCTACACCAAATCCGACGCCGTGCTGCTGGTTCCGCGCTCCGGCGACTGGGTTGCCACGTTCTACGATGACGTACACCCGAACCAGGTCCGGGTGTACGTGGACTTGGCTGTGGGCCACGAGTGGACAGTCATCCGGCCCGCCGTCACCGAGTTCCATGTGATCGACATGGACCTGGATGTCATCCGCACCGAAGACCGCGGCGTGTTCATCGACGACCAGGACGAGTTCGCCGAGCACAGTATCTCCATGCATTACCCGGACCGGCTGGTGGCGGACATCCAGAATGCCGCAGACCAGCTTTACCATGCCGTCAAGGCGCAACAGGCTCCGTTCGACGGCACTGACGTCGCATGGTTCACAGAGGGACGAAAATGA
- a CDS encoding aldo/keto reductase: protein MTAYRRVGKSGLTVSTVGLGCNNLGRANTVTESQEATDAVVHAALDAGITLFDVADTYGREPGLSETMLGRALGSRRPDVVLATKFGMDMKGASGPDFGARGSRRYIIQAVEASLRRLGTDWIDLYQFHTPDPLTPIDETLSALDTLVTSGKVRYLGHSNRAGWQIAQAEYVARELGGARFISTQNHYNLLDRRAELEVTPAAEEFGLGVLPYFPLANGLLTGKYSPGHAPEGSRLSHTRTHLVHDADWDQLDRFSRFAGDRGLNEVQVAFSWLAAQPSVASVIAGATRPEQVRQNAEAADWVPSDKDLAELDDIFPAAPKVALF from the coding sequence GTGACCGCGTACCGCCGCGTCGGCAAATCCGGCCTGACCGTCTCCACCGTGGGCCTGGGCTGCAACAACCTTGGCCGCGCCAACACCGTCACCGAATCCCAGGAAGCCACGGACGCCGTCGTCCACGCCGCACTCGACGCCGGAATCACCCTGTTCGACGTCGCAGACACCTATGGCCGGGAACCCGGCCTCAGCGAAACGATGCTGGGCAGGGCCCTCGGCAGCCGGCGCCCCGACGTCGTCCTTGCCACCAAGTTCGGCATGGACATGAAAGGCGCCAGCGGGCCGGACTTCGGCGCCCGAGGCTCCCGCCGCTACATCATCCAGGCAGTGGAGGCGTCGCTGCGGCGGCTGGGCACCGACTGGATCGACCTCTACCAGTTCCACACCCCGGATCCGCTGACCCCCATTGACGAAACCCTGTCCGCGCTGGACACGCTCGTCACCAGCGGCAAGGTCCGCTACCTCGGGCACTCCAACCGCGCCGGCTGGCAGATCGCCCAGGCCGAGTACGTCGCCCGCGAACTCGGCGGCGCGCGGTTCATCTCCACCCAGAACCACTACAATCTCCTGGACCGCCGGGCCGAACTCGAGGTGACCCCGGCCGCCGAGGAGTTCGGACTGGGCGTCCTGCCCTACTTCCCCCTCGCCAACGGCCTGCTGACCGGCAAGTACTCGCCCGGCCATGCTCCGGAGGGCTCCAGGCTCAGCCACACCCGCACGCACCTCGTCCACGACGCCGACTGGGACCAGCTGGACAGGTTCAGCCGCTTCGCCGGGGACCGCGGCCTGAACGAAGTCCAGGTTGCGTTCTCCTGGCTGGCCGCCCAGCCCTCGGTGGCCAGCGTCATCGCCGGGGCCACCCGGCCTGAGCAGGTGCGCCAGAACGCGGAAGCAGCGGACTGGGTTCCTTCTGACAAGGACCTTGCCGAGCTGGACGATATCTTCCCCGCAGCGCCCAAGGTGGCGCTCTTCTAG
- a CDS encoding nucleoside hydrolase: MAAFLLDVDTGIDDALALAYLAALPDTEFVSVTATPGNVDADQVARNTLALLELCGRPGVEVAVGARGPLAIPLLTTPETHGPQGIGYAVLPEPAGAVSARHAVDLWVDHARKRPGELTALITAPLTNFALALRQEPRLPELLAKVVIMGGSFYHQGNTTPTAEWNTHVDPHAAKEVYAAFRGQPPEKLPVVCSLDTTERIELHPAHVQQLAEAAGATVPELVLPGQPEGQRSTSDNKLIRHLSDALRFYFEFHRHYDQGYLAHVHDFFAAGVAAGTLEFQALPATVDVETGSPLLMGTTVADFRGLWGIPPNARVVTANQPEAAFRELVSAVGSMARRLG; encoded by the coding sequence ATGGCCGCCTTCCTGCTGGATGTGGACACCGGCATCGACGACGCCCTGGCACTCGCGTACCTTGCCGCCCTCCCGGACACCGAGTTCGTCTCGGTCACGGCCACCCCTGGAAATGTGGACGCGGACCAGGTGGCCCGCAACACCCTGGCACTGCTGGAACTCTGCGGACGCCCCGGTGTGGAAGTGGCCGTCGGCGCGCGCGGACCACTGGCCATACCGCTGCTGACCACCCCGGAAACGCACGGCCCGCAGGGCATCGGGTACGCGGTCCTGCCGGAACCGGCCGGCGCTGTGTCGGCGCGCCACGCCGTCGATCTGTGGGTTGACCACGCACGCAAGCGGCCGGGGGAGCTCACGGCCCTGATCACCGCGCCCCTGACCAACTTCGCGCTGGCCCTGCGACAGGAACCCAGGCTGCCCGAGCTGTTGGCAAAGGTTGTGATCATGGGCGGAAGCTTCTACCACCAGGGCAACACCACGCCCACGGCGGAGTGGAACACGCACGTGGATCCCCACGCGGCCAAGGAAGTCTATGCCGCCTTCCGCGGGCAGCCGCCGGAGAAACTGCCGGTGGTCTGCTCGCTGGACACCACTGAGCGGATCGAGCTGCACCCGGCGCACGTCCAGCAGCTGGCCGAGGCGGCCGGCGCGACAGTTCCCGAGCTGGTGCTGCCCGGCCAGCCCGAAGGACAGCGCAGCACCTCGGACAACAAGCTCATCAGGCACCTGTCCGATGCCCTGCGGTTCTACTTCGAATTCCACCGCCACTATGACCAGGGATATCTGGCCCATGTCCACGACTTCTTTGCCGCTGGCGTGGCCGCGGGCACCCTGGAGTTCCAGGCACTGCCCGCCACCGTCGACGTCGAGACCGGGTCTCCGCTCCTGATGGGCACCACCGTGGCGGACTTCCGGGGACTGTGGGGCATTCCGCCCAATGCCAGGGTGGTGACGGCAAATCAGCCCGAAGCCGCCTTCCGGGAACTGGTGTCCGCCGTCGGGAGCATGGCCCGGCGACTGGGCTGA